One window of the Emcibacter sp. genome contains the following:
- the xth gene encoding exodeoxyribonuclease III, with protein MKIASWNVNSVKARLPRVVEWLSEFQPDVVLLQELKCVDENFPRMEIEELGYNVETHGQKTYNGVAILSKYPIEDVMVGLPGDKSDEQARYLEATVNTVRVAAIYLPNGNPVPGEKFDYKLKWMDRLIKRAKKLLKTEEVFVLGGDYNVCPKDEDCYAPDRFASDALCMPESRDRFWTLVNLGLTDALRAFHPSGHDYTYWDYQGGAWQKDNGLRIDHLLLSPQAADRLKACDVDRKPRGKEKASDHTPIWCELDLPE; from the coding sequence ATGAAAATAGCATCCTGGAATGTGAACTCCGTCAAGGCACGACTGCCCCGGGTGGTGGAATGGCTGTCTGAATTTCAGCCAGATGTGGTCCTGCTCCAGGAACTGAAATGTGTTGACGAAAATTTCCCCCGCATGGAGATCGAGGAACTGGGTTACAATGTAGAGACTCACGGCCAAAAAACCTACAACGGGGTTGCCATCCTGTCCAAATACCCGATCGAAGACGTGATGGTCGGCCTGCCCGGTGACAAAAGTGACGAACAGGCCCGTTATCTGGAAGCCACCGTCAACACCGTCCGGGTTGCCGCCATCTACCTGCCCAACGGCAATCCCGTGCCGGGCGAGAAATTCGATTATAAACTCAAATGGATGGATCGCCTGATCAAACGGGCGAAGAAACTCCTGAAAACCGAAGAGGTCTTTGTTCTGGGCGGTGACTATAACGTCTGCCCGAAGGACGAAGATTGCTATGCACCGGACCGCTTTGCCAGTGATGCCCTGTGCATGCCGGAAAGCCGGGACAGGTTCTGGACCCTTGTTAACCTGGGCCTGACTGACGCCCTGCGCGCCTTTCACCCCAGCGGTCACGACTATACCTACTGGGATTACCAGGGCGGCGCCTGGCAGAAGGACAACGGCCTGCGTATCGATCACCTTCTCCTGTCCCCGCAGGCGGCAGACAGGCTCAAGGCCTGCGATGTGGACCGTAAGCCGCGCGGGAAGGAAAAAGCCTCCGACCATACCCCGATCTGGTGCGAACTGGATTTGCCTGAATAG
- the erpA gene encoding iron-sulfur cluster insertion protein ErpA, with the protein MGNLDTPVTLSASAAKRISTLIEKEGNPDLKFRIAVNGGGCSGFQYDFNLVKDQKDDDLVVERDGVTMLVDGLSLLYLTGSEVDFVEELAGSMFVVKNPNATAACGCGSSFAV; encoded by the coding sequence ATGGGTAACTTGGATACACCGGTCACACTGTCGGCCAGTGCCGCAAAAAGGATCTCGACATTGATCGAGAAGGAAGGTAATCCGGACCTGAAATTCCGCATCGCCGTCAATGGCGGTGGCTGTTCCGGATTCCAGTATGACTTTAATCTGGTCAAGGACCAGAAAGACGACGACCTCGTGGTCGAACGGGATGGCGTCACCATGCTGGTGGACGGCCTGTCCCTGCTCTATCTGACCGGCTCTGAAGTAGACTTTGTCGAGGAACTCGCCGGCTCCATGTTTGTGGTCAAAAACCCCAATGCAACAGCCGCCTGCGGATGTGGCTCCTCTTTCGCTGTATAG
- a CDS encoding deoxyguanosinetriphosphate triphosphohydrolase produces the protein MTSEFSLFKPQMQYAPYACLAETSRGRLYLEKETVTRSPFQRDRDRIIHSSAFRRLKHKTQVFVYHEGDYYRTRLTHSIEVSQIARSIARVLGLNEEITEALSLVHDFGHTPFGHAGEEALDDLMKPHRGFDHNAQSLRIVTRLERRYGGFDGLNLTWETLEGLAKHNGPLCRDDDMSHIHINFLEYNREHDLELHTYASLEAQVAAIADDIAYNNHDIADGLRAELFTMDEICEVPLVAEIVREVRDTYGDLDERRFDHEIIRRLINRMVNDILTESSSRLTQLRPESVKDVRQAGRRMIAFSGEMKQTDRELKVFLMRNMYRHYKVCRMTSKAKRVVRDLFALYMEEPECLPEKWQERLTDLDEQDRARHIADFIAGMTDRYALMEHRRLFDISMFEL, from the coding sequence ATGACTTCAGAATTCAGTCTTTTTAAGCCGCAAATGCAGTATGCCCCCTATGCCTGTCTTGCAGAAACCAGCCGTGGGCGTCTTTATCTGGAAAAGGAAACTGTAACGCGGTCTCCGTTTCAGCGGGATCGGGACCGGATTATCCACTCCAGCGCCTTTCGCCGGCTGAAACACAAGACGCAGGTCTTCGTTTATCATGAGGGGGATTATTACCGGACCAGACTAACCCACTCCATCGAGGTCTCGCAGATTGCCCGTTCCATTGCCCGGGTGCTTGGGTTGAATGAGGAGATCACCGAAGCCCTGTCGCTGGTCCATGACTTTGGCCATACCCCCTTCGGTCATGCCGGGGAGGAGGCACTGGACGATCTGATGAAGCCCCACAGGGGATTTGATCATAATGCCCAGTCCCTGCGCATTGTCACCCGCCTGGAACGGCGCTACGGGGGCTTTGACGGACTAAACCTGACATGGGAAACCCTGGAGGGGCTGGCCAAACATAATGGCCCTCTCTGCCGTGATGACGATATGTCCCATATCCATATTAATTTCCTTGAGTATAACAGGGAACATGATCTGGAATTGCATACCTATGCCAGCCTGGAGGCCCAGGTGGCGGCCATCGCGGATGATATTGCCTACAATAACCACGACATTGCTGACGGCCTCAGGGCCGAACTTTTTACGATGGACGAAATCTGTGAAGTTCCCCTTGTCGCCGAGATTGTCAGGGAAGTGCGTGATACCTATGGCGACCTCGATGAAAGACGGTTTGATCACGAAATCATTCGCCGGCTGATTAACCGCATGGTCAACGACATTCTGACGGAAAGCAGCAGCAGGTTGACGCAGCTCAGGCCCGAAAGTGTGAAGGATGTCCGCCAGGCGGGACGCCGTATGATTGCCTTTTCGGGGGAAATGAAACAGACGGACCGGGAGCTCAAGGTCTTCCTGATGCGCAACATGTATCGCCACTACAAGGTCTGCCGCATGACCAGCAAGGCCAAAAGGGTTGTTCGTGATCTTTTTGCCCTGTATATGGAGGAACCCGAATGTTTACCCGAGAAATGGCAGGAACGCTTGACTGATCTTGACGAACAGGATAGAGCCCGTCATATCGCTGACTTTATTGCCGGCATGACCGATCGCTATGCGCTTATGGAGCATAGAAGGCTTTTTGATATATCGATGTTTGAATTATGA
- the argS gene encoding arginine--tRNA ligase, with amino-acid sequence MNIYKNLQNKIKVIVEGLSAAGDLPEGLDLSNMTLESPRDPSHGDMATNVAMILTKQAKMNPRQIAEMVAPKMEQLEEVSSVSVAGPGFINFYLKPDFILAQVGAILSAGQEYGRSDSGAQEKVNVEYVSANPTGPMHVGHCRGAIFGDALASLLDFAGFDVTREYYINDAGSQIDVLARSLYLRYREALGHDIGEIPQGLYPGDYLVAPGKALAEECGDKWLDRPEEDWLPSVRKFATDKMMEMIREDLAVLGIHHDVFFSEKTLHENGGIEEAVEELRKKGLIYEGVLEPPKGKKPEDWEERPQLLFRATDFGDDIDRPLQKSDGTWTYFAADVAYHYNKVGRGFYNMIDVWGADHGGYVKRVQAAIKAITDGKGELDVRLCQLVNLLKNGQPYKMSKRAGTFVTLRDVVDEVGKDVVRFIMLTRKNDAALDFDFSKVTEQSKDNPVFYVQYAHARVHSVLRKAGEVFDGLDVTTESLAKADISLLGDDAELSLIRNMTGWPRLVESAALAHEPHRISFYLYDLASEFHALWNKGNDNPGLKFVLEENRELTLARLAMISALANIVATGLNILGVEPLREM; translated from the coding sequence ATGAATATTTACAAAAACTTGCAAAATAAAATTAAAGTAATAGTTGAGGGCCTGTCCGCGGCAGGAGATCTGCCGGAAGGGCTTGACCTGTCAAATATGACGCTGGAAAGCCCGCGTGATCCCTCGCACGGTGATATGGCCACCAATGTGGCCATGATCCTGACCAAACAGGCAAAGATGAACCCCCGCCAGATTGCGGAAATGGTGGCGCCGAAAATGGAACAGCTGGAGGAAGTTTCCTCCGTCTCTGTGGCCGGACCGGGCTTTATCAATTTCTATCTGAAGCCGGACTTCATTCTGGCCCAGGTTGGTGCCATTCTGTCCGCCGGGCAGGAATATGGCCGTTCTGACAGTGGCGCACAGGAAAAGGTCAATGTGGAGTATGTTTCCGCAAACCCGACCGGGCCCATGCACGTCGGGCATTGTCGGGGCGCCATTTTTGGCGATGCTCTGGCGTCTCTTCTGGATTTTGCCGGTTTCGACGTCACCAGGGAATATTACATCAATGATGCGGGTTCCCAGATCGATGTGCTGGCCCGTTCCCTTTACCTGCGCTACCGGGAGGCCCTGGGTCATGACATCGGCGAGATTCCACAGGGGCTTTATCCCGGTGACTATCTGGTCGCGCCGGGCAAGGCGCTGGCGGAAGAATGCGGTGATAAATGGCTTGATCGCCCGGAAGAGGACTGGTTGCCGTCTGTGCGTAAATTCGCGACCGATAAAATGATGGAAATGATCCGCGAGGATCTGGCCGTTCTGGGTATTCATCATGATGTATTTTTCTCGGAAAAGACATTGCATGAAAATGGCGGGATTGAGGAAGCGGTTGAGGAACTGCGCAAAAAAGGCCTGATCTATGAAGGTGTGCTCGAGCCGCCTAAAGGCAAGAAACCGGAAGATTGGGAAGAACGTCCCCAGCTTCTGTTCCGGGCCACGGATTTTGGCGATGATATCGACCGTCCCCTGCAGAAATCTGACGGCACCTGGACCTATTTTGCAGCTGATGTGGCCTATCATTACAACAAGGTGGGACGCGGTTTTTATAATATGATCGATGTCTGGGGCGCTGACCACGGCGGTTATGTGAAACGTGTCCAGGCGGCAATCAAGGCGATCACGGACGGCAAGGGTGAACTGGATGTGCGCCTGTGCCAGCTAGTCAACCTGCTGAAGAATGGCCAGCCTTATAAAATGTCAAAACGGGCTGGCACATTTGTCACCCTCAGGGATGTGGTTGATGAAGTCGGCAAGGACGTTGTACGCTTTATCATGCTGACCCGGAAGAATGACGCGGCGCTGGATTTTGATTTTTCAAAGGTGACGGAACAGTCGAAGGATAATCCGGTTTTCTATGTCCAGTATGCCCATGCCCGGGTTCATTCCGTGCTCCGGAAAGCCGGTGAGGTTTTTGACGGGCTTGATGTGACCACGGAAAGTCTTGCCAAGGCGGATATTTCGTTACTAGGTGATGATGCAGAACTGTCCCTGATCAGAAATATGACGGGGTGGCCGCGTCTGGTTGAAAGCGCCGCCCTGGCGCATGAACCGCACCGGATTTCCTTCTATCTTTATGACCTGGCTTCGGAATTCCATGCCCTGTGGAACAAGGGCAATGACAATCCGGGACTCAAGTTTGTGCTGGAGGAAAACCGGGAACTGACTCTGGCGCGCCTGGCCATGATTTCAGCCCTTGCCAATATTGTCGCAACAGGGCTTAATATACTTGGTGTTGAACCGCTCAGGGAAATGTAG
- a CDS encoding SPOR domain-containing protein — MMAEERKEKSSWLEPLPEEYAGEENMTSRRMIIAAITVVVLAIFAGVIWYSYMQGADKGPVPVVRADKSVIKVKPDDPGGMKVPHQDKEIFEQVAGAGSEKEEVLGASSEIPMDRPSVDAPAAGDLNVALPPNPPVEEGDAEAKTVAEAEQAAEQISPAASAPTPSVTERETGDFMIQLGAFSQLASAEKLWANLAQKHGDLLAGLTPDYMVVDLGEKGVLYRVRGGNIEDRDAADRICDQLKKAGQGCMVVKK, encoded by the coding sequence ATGATGGCAGAGGAACGGAAGGAAAAATCATCTTGGCTGGAGCCTTTGCCGGAAGAATATGCCGGTGAGGAAAATATGACCAGCCGTCGTATGATTATTGCTGCTATCACGGTTGTTGTGCTGGCGATCTTTGCCGGCGTTATCTGGTACAGTTATATGCAGGGTGCGGACAAGGGACCGGTGCCTGTGGTCCGGGCCGACAAGTCGGTGATTAAGGTCAAGCCGGACGATCCGGGTGGAATGAAAGTTCCCCATCAGGACAAGGAAATATTCGAGCAGGTGGCGGGCGCCGGATCCGAAAAAGAGGAAGTTCTGGGGGCCAGTTCTGAAATCCCCATGGACCGTCCCTCCGTGGATGCACCCGCTGCCGGCGATTTGAATGTGGCGCTGCCGCCCAACCCGCCTGTCGAGGAGGGGGATGCGGAAGCAAAAACCGTCGCCGAGGCAGAACAAGCCGCAGAACAGATTTCCCCGGCAGCTTCGGCGCCGACACCCTCCGTGACGGAGCGCGAAACAGGGGATTTCATGATCCAGCTCGGCGCCTTCAGCCAACTGGCCAGCGCCGAAAAACTCTGGGCTAATTTGGCACAGAAACACGGTGACCTTCTTGCCGGACTGACGCCTGATTACATGGTTGTGGATCTTGGTGAGAAGGGGGTTCTCTATCGGGTGCGCGGCGGCAATATCGAAGATCGTGACGCGGCGGACAGGATCTGTGACCAGCTTAAAAAAGCTGGCCAGGGATGCATGGTGGTTAAAAAATAG
- the nagZ gene encoding beta-N-acetylhexosaminidase, with the protein MPRPVITDCDGTSLTEEEKSLFGELKPFGFILFARNCESPEQVRALTDEMREVVGREDIPILIDQEGGRVIRLNPDIWRKPPPPKVFADLYDIDPDRAVEALSINAFLIAMDLAELGITIDCFPLLDLLFEGAHNIIGDRSFGSDPAKVIALGIAACEGLLSGGVLPMIKHIPGHGRAKVDSHEELPVVDASIEDLRNLDFVPFEALSGMGCAMTAHVTYTAIDAEHPATLSSKLIRQVIRKEIGFSGVLFSDDISMKALSGTAAENAKAALRAGCDLVLHCNASLEEREKVLKSLYDFNPTNEAWIRDVLGRRRMPREIDRKSLQLWLNEALGDMLEKRVN; encoded by the coding sequence ATGCCTCGTCCGGTAATAACTGATTGTGACGGCACCAGCCTGACCGAAGAGGAAAAATCCCTGTTCGGTGAACTGAAACCGTTTGGTTTTATTCTTTTCGCCAGAAACTGTGAGAGTCCGGAACAGGTCCGGGCGCTGACTGATGAAATGCGCGAAGTTGTGGGACGTGAGGATATCCCGATCCTGATCGACCAGGAAGGTGGGCGGGTGATCCGGCTTAATCCGGATATCTGGCGAAAGCCGCCGCCGCCAAAGGTCTTTGCAGACCTTTATGATATTGACCCTGACCGTGCTGTCGAAGCCCTGTCCATAAATGCCTTCCTGATTGCTATGGATCTTGCAGAACTGGGAATTACCATAGACTGTTTTCCCTTGCTGGATCTATTGTTTGAGGGTGCCCATAATATTATTGGCGACCGGTCATTCGGCTCTGACCCGGCAAAGGTAATTGCATTGGGGATTGCCGCCTGCGAGGGACTTTTGTCCGGCGGCGTGCTGCCGATGATCAAACATATCCCGGGCCACGGGCGAGCAAAAGTGGACAGTCATGAAGAGCTGCCGGTGGTTGATGCCTCCATCGAAGACCTGCGAAACCTGGATTTCGTTCCCTTCGAGGCCCTGTCGGGGATGGGCTGTGCCATGACGGCCCACGTAACCTATACCGCGATTGATGCTGAACATCCGGCGACCCTGTCGTCAAAACTGATCCGCCAGGTTATCCGCAAGGAAATAGGTTTTTCAGGTGTTCTCTTTTCCGATGATATCAGCATGAAGGCCCTGAGCGGCACCGCCGCGGAAAATGCCAAAGCCGCCTTGCGGGCCGGCTGTGACCTGGTGCTGCATTGTAATGCTTCCCTTGAAGAACGGGAAAAGGTGCTTAAATCCCTGTATGATTTCAACCCGACCAACGAAGCCTGGATAAGGGATGTTCTTGGCCGGCGCCGGATGCCCCGGGAAATTGACAGAAAATCCCTGCAGCTATGGCTCAATGAGGCCCTCGGCGACATGCTGGAAAAACGAGTAAACTAA
- a CDS encoding site-2 protease family protein codes for MHEAAHGWVAWKLGDDTAKVQGRVTFNPLAHIDPFGTVLLPLLLLVMQVPFLFGYAKPVPVNFQRLKNPRTDMVWVALAGPGANILLALTGGLLLNLYGFLPEFMAEWFGRNLVNLILINAILAVFNMLPLPPLDGGRVAVGLLPAGLARPLARLEPYGMMILIGLIFVLPMIGAQLGLNFNLVFAIIKPLAEFIESLAHSLFILRG; via the coding sequence ATGCATGAGGCAGCCCACGGCTGGGTAGCCTGGAAACTGGGGGATGACACGGCGAAGGTGCAGGGGCGGGTGACCTTTAATCCCCTGGCTCATATAGATCCCTTTGGCACAGTCCTTTTGCCGCTGCTGCTGCTTGTCATGCAGGTACCGTTTTTATTTGGTTATGCCAAGCCTGTGCCGGTTAACTTCCAGCGTCTGAAAAATCCGCGGACCGATATGGTGTGGGTGGCGCTGGCCGGACCTGGGGCCAACATATTGCTGGCTCTGACTGGCGGGCTGTTGCTGAACCTCTATGGTTTTCTGCCGGAATTCATGGCGGAATGGTTTGGCCGCAACCTGGTGAACCTTATTCTGATCAATGCCATTCTGGCTGTTTTTAACATGCTGCCTTTACCACCGCTTGATGGCGGCCGGGTGGCGGTCGGGCTTCTGCCGGCCGGTCTGGCCCGGCCTCTGGCCCGGCTGGAACCTTATGGTATGATGATTCTGATTGGGCTGATTTTCGTTTTACCCATGATCGGGGCACAGTTGGGATTGAATTTCAATCTTGTTTTCGCCATTATAAAGCCCCTGGCTGAATTTATTGAAAGTCTGGCCCACTCGCTTTTTATATTACGAGGGTAA
- a CDS encoding ScpA family protein — protein sequence MTTTGDIGFYDQTDPASAASDRDETERLLLDIKGFEGPLDVLLSLSRTQKVDLKQISILELVEQYLVFITEATRLRLEVAADYLVMAAWLAYLKSRLLLPVEENDEDISADELAARLTYQLQRLEAMREAAAKLMSRDQLGRDVFARGAPEPVHVTRNASYELSFYELLKGYAEHKIRKSVSDIRIHKREVFTLDQALERLGDMIGLTLDWTSLEAFLPPDLKSGEMIKSAKASLFTATLEMARQGKAEIVQKQIFGPLLIRSRSRED from the coding sequence ATGACAACCACTGGCGACATCGGTTTTTACGATCAGACTGACCCTGCTTCTGCGGCGTCAGACAGGGATGAAACCGAGCGCCTTCTTCTGGATATCAAGGGCTTTGAAGGCCCGCTTGATGTTTTGTTGTCTCTATCCCGGACCCAAAAGGTCGATCTCAAGCAAATCTCCATTCTGGAACTGGTAGAACAGTATCTGGTCTTTATTACCGAAGCCACGCGCCTGCGACTGGAAGTGGCGGCGGATTATCTGGTAATGGCCGCCTGGCTGGCCTACCTCAAATCCCGGCTTCTTCTTCCGGTGGAGGAAAATGACGAGGATATTTCGGCGGATGAGCTGGCAGCGCGACTGACCTATCAGTTGCAGCGGCTGGAAGCCATGCGGGAGGCCGCAGCCAAACTGATGTCCCGGGACCAGCTGGGACGGGATGTCTTTGCGCGGGGGGCGCCCGAGCCCGTCCATGTCACAAGAAATGCCAGTTATGAACTCAGCTTTTATGAGTTGTTGAAGGGATATGCTGAACACAAGATACGAAAATCCGTCTCCGATATCAGGATTCACAAACGCGAAGTCTTTACCCTTGATCAGGCCCTCGAGCGCCTTGGCGATATGATCGGCCTGACACTCGACTGGACATCACTGGAAGCCTTCCTGCCACCGGACCTGAAGAGCGGGGAGATGATCAAATCTGCCAAAGCCTCCCTGTTTACCGCAACGCTGGAGATGGCGCGGCAGGGCAAGGCGGAGATCGTACAGAAGCAGATATTCGGACCGCTGCTCATTCGCAGCAGGAGCAGGGAGGACTGA
- the scpB gene encoding SMC-Scp complex subunit ScpB, whose translation MEKPEQIRIIEALLFASDRPLSAIALAECLPEGANVEQLLAEVREHYSRRGVNLVEVAGKWMFQTAPDLAFLLRKEVDEERRLSRAAIETLAIVAYHQPVTRADIEEIRGVSMSKGTLDVLMEANWVRMMGRRRTPGRPMTYGTSDHFLVHFGLESVKDLPGLSELKAAGFLDNVNTSRLNLLEETKPTEEQPELPNS comes from the coding sequence ATGGAAAAACCGGAACAGATCAGGATTATCGAGGCACTGCTGTTTGCCAGCGACAGACCTCTTTCAGCCATTGCCCTGGCTGAATGTTTGCCGGAGGGCGCCAATGTCGAGCAACTATTGGCCGAAGTCAGAGAACATTACAGCCGGCGGGGTGTCAATCTTGTCGAGGTTGCCGGCAAATGGATGTTCCAGACCGCGCCGGATCTTGCCTTCCTGCTGCGCAAGGAAGTGGATGAAGAGCGCCGACTGTCCCGTGCCGCCATCGAAACCCTGGCCATTGTTGCCTATCATCAGCCGGTAACCAGGGCGGATATCGAGGAAATTCGCGGTGTCTCCATGAGCAAGGGGACCCTTGACGTACTGATGGAGGCAAACTGGGTACGTATGATGGGCCGACGCCGCACACCCGGACGCCCCATGACATATGGTACATCGGATCATTTTCTGGTTCATTTCGGCCTGGAAAGCGTCAAGGACCTGCCGGGGCTGTCCGAATTGAAGGCTGCCGGGTTCCTCGACAATGTCAACACGTCACGGCTCAATCTGCTGGAAGAAACGAAACCTACCGAGGAACAGCCGGAACTGCCCAATTCCTGA
- a CDS encoding twin-arginine translocase TatA/TatE family subunit: MGLSIWQILLVAVLAILLFGRGRISDLMGDVAKGIKSFKKGMAEEEDENNTPEPPKVIDQKSEKVVSEKTSEKSENK; encoded by the coding sequence ATGGGTTTAAGTATTTGGCAGATTTTGCTGGTTGCCGTTTTGGCGATCCTTCTTTTCGGTCGGGGGCGCATTTCCGATCTGATGGGGGACGTGGCCAAGGGGATCAAAAGTTTCAAAAAAGGCATGGCCGAGGAGGAGGACGAAAACAACACACCCGAGCCTCCCAAGGTGATTGACCAGAAATCTGAGAAAGTCGTGTCCGAAAAAACATCGGAAAAATCTGAAAATAAATAA
- the tatB gene encoding Sec-independent protein translocase protein TatB — protein sequence MFDIGMFEMFVIVVLAIIVVGPRDLPKMLRTVGQMVRKVKELGQEFQTGIKQIADEVELEEVTRKLNEAGNIPLEPENTKPDIVEEEEEPANSDTGKEAAEKVAAADNDDVKGPVS from the coding sequence ATGTTCGATATCGGCATGTTCGAAATGTTTGTGATTGTCGTTCTGGCAATCATTGTTGTGGGCCCGCGGGACCTGCCTAAAATGTTGCGGACTGTCGGTCAGATGGTTCGAAAGGTCAAGGAACTCGGTCAGGAATTTCAGACCGGTATCAAACAGATTGCCGATGAGGTTGAACTGGAAGAAGTCACGCGAAAACTGAATGAAGCAGGGAATATCCCGCTGGAACCTGAAAATACAAAACCTGATATTGTCGAGGAGGAGGAAGAGCCCGCAAATTCCGACACCGGAAAAGAGGCTGCTGAAAAAGTTGCTGCAGCCGACAATGACGATGTAAAGGGGCCGGTATCGTGA
- the tatC gene encoding twin-arginine translocase subunit TatC, which produces MDHSAAPLIEHLIELRQRLIWSVVYLLIGFGVCYIYVEEIYTFLAQPFVDVAVRNGQSPDMIAIGIHEQFFVYLKIAFFASFCLTFPLISIQVWKFVAPGLYRNEKKAFLPFLVGTPVLFALGASLSYFVVIPLAWNFFMSFQISANHAADVAGAVGAAVEHPLARLSVTVMPSVKEYWSLVMTMILAFGFTFELPILLLLLARVGIVTAPGLAKSRKYVVVGAFAFAAIMTPPDFISQIMLGVPILLLYELSIIAIRLTIKEKENV; this is translated from the coding sequence ATGGATCACAGTGCAGCGCCGCTGATTGAACATCTGATTGAGCTCCGACAGCGCCTGATCTGGAGTGTGGTGTATCTTCTGATAGGCTTCGGCGTGTGCTATATCTATGTCGAGGAAATATACACCTTTCTCGCCCAGCCTTTTGTGGATGTGGCCGTCAGGAACGGGCAGAGTCCCGATATGATCGCGATCGGCATTCATGAGCAGTTCTTCGTTTATCTGAAGATCGCCTTTTTTGCGTCTTTCTGTCTGACGTTCCCTCTGATTTCCATACAGGTGTGGAAGTTTGTTGCGCCGGGTCTGTATCGGAACGAGAAAAAGGCCTTTCTGCCGTTTCTGGTTGGTACTCCGGTGTTGTTTGCCCTCGGGGCATCGCTTTCCTATTTTGTGGTTATTCCGCTGGCCTGGAATTTTTTCATGTCTTTCCAGATTTCCGCCAATCATGCAGCCGACGTCGCTGGCGCCGTAGGGGCTGCGGTAGAACATCCGCTGGCCAGGTTGTCAGTGACGGTCATGCCGTCGGTGAAGGAATACTGGTCTCTGGTCATGACAATGATTTTGGCGTTCGGTTTCACATTTGAGCTCCCGATCCTGCTTCTGCTGCTGGCCCGGGTTGGCATCGTGACAGCGCCCGGACTGGCGAAATCCCGGAAGTATGTAGTTGTCGGCGCCTTTGCCTTTGCCGCGATTATGACGCCGCCAGATTTTATTAGCCAAATTATGCTTGGTGTTCCGATCCTGCTTTTGTATGAATTGTCGATTATCGCCATCAGGTTAACGATCAAGGAAAAAGAGAATGTTTGA